The following DNA comes from Bradyrhizobium sp. SK17.
GGGGAAGGTCTTGGCCAGGTGGATTCCACCGAGGGTCTGCTGCGAAGCGCCCATGAAAGAAATCTAATCCTTCAAGCGCCTCGATCTCGAAGATGCCCTTGAAGAGGGAAGCCAGTTCGTCGGTCGAGAAGAGGTGGAAGCTGAATGCCACGCGGCAGCCGTCAGCCAGCTCCACCTCGCACCAATTCCGCCGCTGGTCGTGGCGAAGCCGGCGCACGTCGCTGATTGCGGCGACAAGTCCGGACGCCATGCTCCCGACCGGCCGGACGGTCGTGATGAAACTGCCGCGGGTGACGCGCCCGAGTTCCCTTGCGACCGACGGGAGCTCCGCGAGAGGGATGTGGCTGAGCACGCTGTAGAGGCACAGCGTAAGGTCGACGCTGTTGTCCGCCTCGGGAAGGGGATGCGTGAGGTCGCCGACCGTGAATTCCAGCCTGACGCCGGGTAGAGACGAGAGGCCGCGGCAATTCACTCGGGCTTGCTGGATCTGCTCGGCGGAGACATCGAATCCGCGGGCCGAGATCTCGACGAAGCCCATTTCCCTGGCGTTGATCACCAGGCGCTTTAGCCATGTGCCGGGGCCGCACCCGGCGTCGAGAACGCTGAGGGAGGTTGTCCCTGACAGGCGTATCTCGCACAGCCTGGCCATGATGCATGTCCAGACCTGATGGTCCGCGTAGGCGTGCGGGCCGCTAAAGCGGAACAGATCCGACGTATCGCCGTCCGCATAGCTGCCATAGATGGCGCCGGACAGGTCATAGGCTTTAGCCACAGGCGACGTGCGAACTTCTTTGCTGATTGCGAGCATTTCAGGCCGCCTTCCGATAGGCGGGCGCTCTGCTCTTCGACGCATTGCTGCCATGGAAGCTGGCCTGCCGAAAAATGAGGGCGCTGGCTTGAGGAAGCTCGACGATCAGGTCAGGGCGACGCCCATTTTCGGAGAGCGCGAATTTTCGCGCCCATTCCCGATTGATGAAATAACCTGATCGGCTGCAGGACTGGTCTTGAACAACCCAATGGCCCAGATGATCGGGGGCCATGAAAAAAAGCTGCTGTGACCCGTCGTCAGGGTCATCGGACTCGTCGGAGGTCATACTCCATCTCCTTTGCTTGTGAGTGATCATGTGCGCCTCGCTGGGCGGCGCGGTGTTCTGCTCATGCCGCCCGCTCGCTCAGAAGAGGATGCCGGTCTCCACCAGGGCGCGGACCTGATCGCGCTGGTTAAAGTCGCGGCCGAAGCCGGATCCGGGTTGAAGGTGGCCAATCCCGGTGTAAGACAGCTCGCCACGCGCGAAGAACACGCCCTTCTGGTATGTCGGAGTAATGGTGAACGACCATGCGTCGCTCTTTGCGCCGTAGAGCAGGTTGGTCGGCGTGCAGTTGGCGTCCGCCCCGCACGTTCCGCCCGTTGTCTTCAGATACTCGGCGCGGGCGCCGAGCGACCATTCACTGTTTAGCGCGTATTTGACCAGCAGCGCGCCGCCATAGGTGTCGGCCGAGCGAATGATGCCGAGCTGATCATCACGCCCGACGTGGCTGTATTGCAGATAGGGGGTGAGCGTCAGCGGACCGCTGGTGTAAGTGTAGATGAGATTGAAGATACTGCTGTTGTTCTGAGCGAGGGGCGTCGCCACTGACGACTTGTCGCTCCGCGATAGGCTGCCGGCGCCGACGAAGCTGATCGAGTTCGACGCGTCGATCGCATAGCCCAACATGCCCGAAAGCCAGTTGAGCTTGCCGGAAAAATAGCCGTCGTTGAGCGAGACCGCCGCGGAGAGCGGCCCCCGCGCATAATTGATCTGCACGCCGCGGCTGATGGCCGGCTCCTGATTCCAAAGGAGGCCGCGTTCGATGTTGACGTTCTGAAAGGTGAAGGTCGATTCCGCTCCCACCATTGTCGGCAGCAAACCAGCCATGACCGTCAGCTCCGGCGTGATCACCCCCTTCGCGTAGGCGACCGGAACAGGACCAAACAACTGGTCCGTCGCCTTGGTCGCTTGCAGATAGGACGAGCCCAGCGACGGCAAGGAATATGCCCCCGCCTGAATGTAAAACTGCAAAGGCCCCTGAGTCGTCTGGATCTCGATCTGTCCGTTACTCAGATCGACGAACCCATCCTGATTGCCGATCCCGCCGGCATGGCTTGCGTGAGTCTGAAGGCCGCCGATCCCGCTCACCTGGCCGGAGATGGCGACCGATCCGAACGGACCGGCGTCGACCGTGAGGGGGTGGGGGTTTGGGGCGAGCGGCCCGGAGAAGCTAGGACTGGGAAGCGGGTCCGCGTTAGCGACGCCGGCCCAAGAAACGGCACCGCAACTGCCCAGCAAGAGGAGCACCCACAAGGCTGGACCGCCGAGGCGGCGACATCCGGAATGTCGAGCAGCACACAGAACAGGCGATGGGTGTGATAGCGGGCTTATCATTAGGTGCATTCCCTTTGCGTGAAGGTCAATGCACGCAAGAAGTAAGAGGAAGGGCGTAAAATCGGCACCTTATCTTCCACTTATTCGTAAGTACCGTATAAGGACGCCGCCCTCCCCTACGCGGAGAACGTAGATTTCGCTGAGTCTGCAATGAGCTGCGAAGTGCGGGAGTCTCCCGTTGCAAAGCCGTCGCGCACCTTGGCCAAGGTGTTGGCCACGCTTAAGAAGCGCCGGAAAGCAGGATTATCATTCTCATCCGACCATATCCCGCAGAACGGAATGAAGCATCCAGTCAGGGGACGATACTCAACGCCGGCAAATCGCGCTTCTACAACGGAGTCGCTCGCCAAGGTAATGCCGCGTCCACAAGCGACGAGCTGCATCAAGGTTTGACGAGACACGCTGTCACGCAGAATGTCGGGGCGGTGGCCAAGCGCGGAGAGATTGCGAAAAAGGAAGCTTTCTATATCCCTCCCCGGCGCAACTTCAGTCACTATGAAGCGCCTATAACGTATGTCATCGAAAGAGATTTCCGATTGACGTGCAAGGGGGTCCCCTTGTGCCACAACAACGTATACCTGTTCCGTCCAGAAGCGAACGGAATTGAAGCCTGCGACTTCAAGGGGCTCAGTCACGAATGCAATATCAAGCTCATGACGACGTATCGCCGGGATGAGTTCGATATGGTCGCCCTCGACGAACTCGAGTTGAACCTCGCTGTGATGCTTACCGAATCGGGCAATCAGCTCCGCAACGAAGCCGGTAGCCAAAGAAGAAAAAAGGCCAATCCGGATAACGCCGCTTCCCCCGCGCCCGATCGCGCCAACCTCTCGGATAGCATACTCAATTTGCGTCAGCGCACATTCCGCCCTCCGGACGAAATTCTCTCCGGCCTGCGTAAGAAGAACGCCCGAGCGCCGCCGGATGAAAAGACTGGAACCGAGCGCGTCTTCTAAATCCCGAATTTTCCGGCTGATCGTCGACTCCCGCACGCCGAGCTTGCTAGAAGCTCTTCTCAAACTCCCTTCCTCGGCGGCCGTCACGACAAAGCGAAGCTGCCGAACCTCGACGTTGCATTTCCGCATAGATCCGATCAGTTTGCCGAGCGGCTTAGATTGAGATGGCCGCGTCGAAGCCGCGGTTCATTTCGGCCTTGCCCGAGATTGTCGTGTGATATGTAGTGGCATAAACGTATAACTGCGTCGTAGGCGATCGCGTATAAGTCCGGTGCAGCGTTTTTTCCGCTAGCATAAAAACGGCGCAAAATTCCGTACCTCTAGGAAATTGCCCTCCGTCGGCTGTTGGCCGAGCGCGCCGCGACCGCAGTATTCGCGGTGAACCAGGTTTACCCCTGCTGCATTTTCTGATGTCTTTACACCGTCCTTACGTCTTGGCGTAAAAACTCAGCACCACTCTGACATGCGGCGCTCTACATCCATCACAGCATTCCAAGCTGAAAATGGAGCCAGCACGCATGCTCGACACTCTCCCATCACTTAAAGCCCGGCCGCCAGCGAAGCGATTGGCAGCCCACTCGCCCTCGCTGATCAGCGCTCCGCGCTTTCTCATTCGCTCTCAATCCTATGGAGGTCAGCCATGGCCGCTGCCGCGATGACCTGGCTCGCCGGTCTCTGCGCCGCCGGCCTCACGATTTACCTGTTCTATGCTCTCGTGAAGCCAGAGCGCTTCTGAGGCTGGCAATCGCAACATTAAAACTCGGTGACAACTATGGGCGACCTCATTTTCGTAGCTGTGACGCTTGTTTTCTTCGCAACCACGGCAGGGTTCATCATCGCCCTGGATCGGATTTGAGGGGGCGCTCGTCATGACTGAAGACATCACACAGTTTGTAATCATACTCGCGATCATGACTGGACTGGTCGTGGTCCTCGGCAAGTGGATGACGCACATGTTCACGAGCCCCGCCGACAACATTGTCGAACGTGGCACCTATCGCATTCTCGGCGTCGATCCGGCGGAGAAGATGTCCTGGAAACGCTATGGCATGGTGCTGCTGCTCAGCAACGCCGCCATGATGTTGCTCGGCTATCTCGTCCTTCGCCTGCAACAATATCTGCCGGGCGACACGCTCGGGCGCGCGTCGCAGACGCCGGATCTGGCCTTCAACACCGCCGCATCCTTCATCACCAACACCAACTGGCAGTCCTATTCGGGCGAATCCAGTCTTTCGAACTTCTCGCAGATGGCGGTCATCACCTTCCTGATGACGGTCAGCGCGGCGACAGGCGTGGCCGCGGCAGGCGGCTTCATCCGCGGGCTCAGCCGCAAGACCTCGGCGGACATCGGCAACTACTGGGTCGACTTCACCCGCGTCGTCTACCGCCTGTTCCTGCCGCTCTGCTTCGTCATGGCGCTGGTCTACGTCTGGCAGGGAATGCCGCAGACGCTGATGTCGGACACGATCGTCACGACGCTCGAAGGCATGAAGCAGCAGCTCATCATCGGGCCGGTCGCCAGCCTTGAATCGATCAAGCACATCGGGACCAACGGTGGCGGCTTCTTCGGCATGAACGCCGCCCACCCATTCGAGAACCCGACCCCGCTTACCAACACGCTGCACATCCTCAGCATGCTGCTGATCCCCTCGGCGCTGACCTACACGTTCGGTGCGATGATCCTGCGCCGCAAGCAGGGCTGGGCCTTCTTCGCGGCCTTCCTGATCATGTTCGTCGCCTTCCTTGCGCTGATCTACAGCGCTGAACGTGCCGGCAATCCGCTGCTCGCCACGCTCGGCGCCGACCAGGCCCAAACCGAGATCCTCGGCGGCGGCAACATGGAGGGCAAGGAGCTTCGCTTCGGCATCGCTCAGACCAGCCTGTTCGCCACGACCACCACCGCGGCGACGACCGGTTCGGTCGACGCGATGCATTCCTCGCTGACCCCGCTGGGCGGCCTGGTGCCGATCGCACAGATGATGCTGAACAACGTGTTCGGCGGCGATGGCGTCGGTCTCATCAACCTCGTCACCTACGCGATCCTGACCGTGTTCCTTGTCGGCATGATGATCGGTCGCACGCCCGAGTTCCTCGGCAAGAAGGTCGAAGCGCGGGAGATGAAATATGTGATGCTCGCGGTACTGGCGCATCCGTTCAGCATCCTGGGCTTCACGGCGCTCGCCTGCCTGATGCCTTCGACCCTCGATAGCCTGGCCAACACAGGGCCGCACGGCTTCAGCGAGGTGCTCTATGCCTACACCTCCGGCACGGCCAACAATGGCTCGGCCTTCGCCGGCCTCAACGCCAACACGCCGTTCTTCAACACGACGATCGGTCTCGCCATGCTGGTCGGGCGATATCTCACTCTGCTGCCGATGCTGGCGGTCGCCGGCGTGATGGCCGCCAAGAAAACCGTGCCGGCTGGCCCGGGCACTCTGTCGACGGCGACGCCGCTGTTCACCGGGCTGCTTGTCTTCGTGATCATCGTCGTCGGCGGCCTGACCTTCCTGCCGGCGCTCGCCCTCGGCCCCATCGTCGAGCATCTGCTGATGCTCGCGGGCACGACCTTCTAAGGACAGATCCCATGCGAGAGATATCCAAAACCACCAATACGCATGCGTCGGCCGGCCCTCTTCTGGGCGGCCTCACGCGCCCGGTCCTCGTCTCCGCCGTGTTCTTCATGGCGGTCACCGGGATCGCCTATCCGCTGGCGACGACCGGCGTCGCGACGCTGTTCTTCCCCGCACAGTCGCGAGGAAGCATCGTGACGGCCGACGGCAAGGACGTGGGCTCCCGGGTCATCGGCCAATATTTCACCCGGCCGGACTATTTCCATGGCCGGCCCAGCACGACCTCCGGAACAGATCCCAACGATCCGTCCAAAACGGTCGACCAGCCCTATAACGCCGCCGCCAGCGGCGCGAGCAATCAAGGCGCGATCAGCAAGAAGCTGATCGAGGCAGTGACGGAACGGACCGCGGCCTATCGTGAAGAGAATGGCCTTGCCGCCAACGCGCCCGTGCCAATCGATGCTGTCACCGCGTCTGGATCGGGCCTCGATCCGCATATCTCGCTCGCCAATGCGCGATTGCAGGTTGCCCGAGTCGCCAAGGCGCGGGGCCTGTCCCCCGACAAAGTGATGGAGCTCGTCGACCAGAATACGAGCGGTCGCCAACTCGGCGTCCTCGGCGATCCCAGAATCAATGTTCTCGAACTCAATCTCGCGCTGGATGCGGCGGCCCCCGCCCGTCCGGCCGCGCAATAAGAAAGCGGTGCCATCATGACACAGTTTGATGCAGCCGCGCCTCACAGCGCAGCGATCGGCACCGGACCCAAGCCGATCAATTGGGCGTCGGTAATCGGCCAGGCGTTCAGCAAGCTCTCCCCGCGGGTGCAGCTGAAGAACCCGGTGATGTTCGTCGTCTATCTCGGCAGCATCGTCACGACGCTGCTCTGGATCCAGGCGCTGCGCGGACAGGGCGAAGCCTCGGCCGCGTTCATTTTCGCCATCGCGATCTGGCTCTGGTTCACGGTGCTCTTCGCCAATGCGGCCGAGGCCCTGGCCGAGGGCCGCGGCAAGGCGCAAGCTGATGCGCTACGGGCCACGCGCCAACGGGTGATCGCCCGGATGCTCAAGGAGCCCACCCGTGAGAGCGAATCCTGGCCGCAGCCGAGTGATGAACTCGACGTTGGCGCCTACGTCCTGGTCGAGGCCGGAGAGATCATTCCCGCCGATGGCGAGGTCATACAAGGCGCGGCGTCGGTCGACGAGTCCGCGATTACCGGCGAATCCGCGCCCGTCATCCGGGAATCGGGCGGCGACTTCTGCTCCGTCACCGGCGGCACGCGCGTTCTTTCCGACTGGATCATCGTGCGGGTGACCGCGCGGCCCGGCGAGGCCTTTCTCGACCGCATGATCGCGATGGTGGAAGGCGCCCAGCGCGGCAAGACCCCGAACGAGGTCGCGCTCACCATCCTGCTGGTCGCGCTCACCCTGATCTTCCTTCTCGTATGCGTGACCTTGATGCCGTTCTCGAGCTTCGGCACCATCATGAACGGGTCCGGATCGGTCGTGACGATCACGGTTCTGATCGCGCTTCTGGTGTGCCTGATCCCGACGACGATCGGCGCCCTGCTCTCGGCGATCGGCATCGCGGGAATGAGCCGGATGATGAAGGCCAATGTGCTCGCCACGTCCGGCCGCGCCATCGAAGCCGCCGGCGACGTTGACGTGTTGCTCCTCGACAAGACAGGCACGATCACACTCGGAAACCGCGAAGCGACCAAATTCCTTCCGGCGCCTCAGGTGACGGAGCGGGCGCTTGCCGACGCGGCCCAGCTTGCATCACTCGCGGATGAAACGCCCGAGGGCCGCTCGATCGTGGTGCTGGCGAAGAACGCCTTCGCGCTTCGCGGCCGCGAGCTGCACGGCGCGGAAGCGCTCCCCTTCAGCGCCCATACCCGCATGAGCGGGATCAACATCGACGGCCGGCAGATCCGAAAGGGCGCCGCCAGCGCCATTCGCGCGCATGTCGAGGCGATGGGTGGCGTGTTCCCGCAGGAGGTCGCCAAGATCGTCGACGAGGTCTCCCGCCGTGGCAGCACGCCGCTGGTCGTCAGCGACGATGTCCGTGTCCTTGGCGTGGTCGAACTCAAGGACATCATCAAGGGCGGCATCAAGGAGCGTTTCGCCGAACTGCGCGGCATGGGCATCAAGACCGTGATGATCACGGGCGACAACAAGTTGACCGCGGCCGCGATCGCCGCCGAGGCCGGCGTCGATGACTATCTCGCCGAGGCGACGCCGGAGGACAAGCTGAGGCTGATCCGCGAGTACCAGGCCGAAGGCCGCCTCGTCGCCATGACCGGCGACGGCACCAACGACGCGCCGGCGCTGGCCCAGGCCGACGTTGCGGTGGCGATGAACAGCGGAACACAGGCCGCCAAGGAGGCCGGCAACATGGTCGACCTCGACAGCAACCCGACCAAGCTGTTGCGCGTCGTCGAGGTGGGCAAGCAGATGATCATGACCCGCGGCGCGCTGACCACGTTCAGCGTCGCCAACGATCTGGCCAAATACTTCGCCATCATCCCCGCCGCCTTCGTCGCGACCTATCCGCCCCTGGCCGTGCTCAATGTCATGGGGCTTCACAGCCCGGCTTCGGCGATCCTGTCGGCAGTGATCTTCAACGCCTTGATCATCGTCGTCCTGATCCCGCTTGCCTTGCGCGGCGTCAAGTATCGGGCCGAACCGGCCGACCGGCTGCTCAGCCGCAACCTGCTGATCTATGGTTTGGGCGGGATCATCGTGCCGTTTATCGGTATAAAGCTGATCGACGTCGTGCTGACCCCCTTCTTCTGATGAGGATCGGGAAGCCGAACAAGGCGAAAGCCGAAGGTTATTGACGACCATGAAAGATCAGCGACCCGATCCCGACGCACTTCTGGAGGTCGCGACGGATGAAAGCCATCGCTCCAAACGCGGACAACTGAAGATTTTCTTCGGCGCCTGCGCAGGGGTCGGCAAGACCTTCGCGATGCTCAACGCCGCCCGCCAACTCCAGGCGGACGGGGTGCCCGTCGGGATCGGGATCGTTGAGACCCATGGCCGCAAAGACACCGAAGAGCTGATCCAGGGTCTTCCGGTGCTGCCGCGCAAGACGATGAGCGGCAACGGCAAGCCCACGACCGAGTTCGACCTCGATGGTGCGCTCTCATCAGGGTACAAGCTGCTGGTTGTTGACGAACTGGCCCACACCAACGTCGCAGGCAGTCGCCATGCCAAACGCTGGCAAGACGTCGAGGAACTGCTCGACGCCGGCATCGACGTCTTCACCGCCCTCAACGTCCAGCACCTGGACAGTCTCAACGATATCGTCGGCGGCATCATTGGCATCCGCGTTCGCGAGACGGTCCCCGACCGTATCTTCGACGCTGCAACCGACGTCGTCCTGGTCGATCTGCCCCCGGACGATCTCCTCGCGCGCATGAACGCGGGCAAGGTGTACCTGCCGGTTTCGATCGAGCGGGCCCGACAGAATTTCTTCCGGCGCGGCAACCTGATTGCGCTGCGCGAGCTTGCGCTGCGGCGCGTCGCCGACCGGGTCAATTCGGACGTGCGAACCTACCGGGTGTCGCATGCCATCCGCACCGTATGGCCCACCCAGGACCTGCTCATGGTGTGTGTCAGGGCCGACCGCTCGCAGGAAAAGCTTGTCCGCGAGGGCACCCGCCTCGCCCAGCGTCTGCAAGCCAAATGGATCGTCGTCCACGTCGACCAGCCCTATCGCGGCGATGACGCCCAAGCGCGTGGTTCGCTTCTGGAGATCGCCGCCGCGGCCCAGGCGGCCGGCGCCGAATTCGCCAACATCCCCGGCCAGGATGTCGCCGAAACCCTGCTGGATTATGCACGCAAGCGCAATGCCACCAAGCTCATCCTCGGCAATCCCGCCGGTCGACAATTCATCCCGTTCAAGCCGCGCCTTCAGGAGCGTATTGCGCGCGCCAATCCGGAAGTCGGCCTGATCATCCTGAGTGTCGACGCCGCCCCTGAAGCGCACCAGTCCACAATGGCTGATGAACCGCAGGGCTACGCACGCGCCCTCGCGATCGCAACCCTGGCCTGCGGCGTGACGACAGCGGCGGCCGCCTGGCTGTTGCGCGTTTTCGACCTCTCCAACATCGTCATGCTCTTCCTCATGACCGTTGTGTTCGTCGCCATGCGGCTGGGGCGCCTCGCCGGCGCCTGGGCGGCACTGTTGTGCGTCGCCTGCTTCGACTTCTTCTTCGTCGAACCGCGGCTGTCCTTCGCCGTCACCGACACGCAATATGTCTTTACCTTCGCCCTGATGCTGGTGGTCGCGCTTGTCATCAGCCAGCTCGCCGCACGCATGCGCTCGGAGGCACGGTTTGCCCGCGCCGGCGAACGTCGCGCCTCGGCGCTCGCGCGCGTCGCGCGCGAGCTTTCGAGTGCGATCAAGGTCGAACAGGTGATCACGGTATGCCGGGACGCAATCTCGCCCCTGTTCGGCGCACGCATCATTCTCCTGGTGCCGGACGATAGAGACCGCCTTTTACCGATGCAGGACGCCGCCCTCGTGGATTTGTCGGTGGCGCAATGGGCGTTCGATCATTCCCAGGAGGCCGGGCGCGGCACCCAGACGCTGGCCGCCGCCGAGGCTCTCTACCTGCCGCTGAAGGCGTCGATGGCGACCAGGGGTGTGCTCTGCATTCTCCCGATCGACACGCCTCTATCAAGCAATCCCGACGATCGCCGGCTTCTCGACGCCTGCTGCTCGACCATCGGTCTTGCGCTCGAGCGCATTCACTTCGTCGAAGTGGCGCAAGATACCCTGGTGCGGATGGAAGGCGAAAAGCTCCGTAACGCCCTTCTGTCGGCGGTGTCTCACGATCTGAAGACACCATTGACCGCGATACGCGGCCTCGCCGAAACGCTTGAGCATGGGAAGGGGCTTCCCGAGGACGAAAGAAGCGATCTGGCCCGCTCGATCCGCGTCCAGGCCGACGAACTGAAACGCCTCGTCAGCAATCTTCTCGACCTGGCACGCATGCAAAGCCAGGGCGTGCGCCTCAACAAGGAATGGCATTCGTTGAGCGAGATCGTCGGAAGCGCCCTGGCGCAGTCTGCGTCTCTGCTGGCGCCAAGGTCGATCCGAACCAATCTTCCGCCCGAGCTCCCGCTCGTCGAAGTAGACGCCGCTCTCATCGAGCGGGTGCTGATCAATCTCTTCGACAATGCCGCCAAATATACGCCGACCTCGGCCGCTATCACGGTGCGCGCGGGGACATCGGGCGAGTCCATCTACCTCGTGGTCGAGGACGATGGACCGGGTTGGACGGCGGGTGACCCCGAAGCTCTCTTCGAGCCCTTCGTTCGCGGGCAGAAAGAGTCTGCGACTGCGGGCGTCGGGCTTGGCCTTGCGCTCTGCCGCAGCATTATCTTGGCGCATGGCGGCACCATCCGGGCGGAAGCGCGCAAGCCGCACGGCGCGACGTTCGAGATTCGGCTGCCGTTGGGCGCTCCGCCCGAGATTGAAAGCGAGATTGTTCATGATCAAGCCGCGCATCCTGATCGTTGAGGACGAAGCGGACATCCGCCGCTTCGTACGGATGGCGTTGGAAAAGGAAGGCATGAGCGTCTTCGAGACGGCCACCGCCGAGGATGCCCGGCTCAACGCGGGTAGCCGAAAACCCGACCTCATGATCGTGGACCTCGGCCTACCAGACGGCGACGGCAAGATGCTCATTCGAGACGTGCGAAGCTGGATCTCGGCGCCGATCATCGTCCTGTCGGCGCGGGACCGGGAAACCGAGAAAGTCGAGGCACTCGACGCCGGGGCCGACGATTATCTCGTCAAGCCGTTCGGCGTGCCGGAGCTTCTCGCCCGTGTCCGCGCCCAGCTACGCCGAACCAGCGCGGTATCGGATGGGGCCAAGGCTTCCGCTCTCGTTCGTTTCGGTCAGGTCGCCATCAACCTCGCGACACATGAGGTTACGCGAGACGGCAAGGCTGTGCATCTGACACCGAATGAGTTTCGCCTGCTGACGGCGCTGATCCGCGGGCATGGCAAGGTGCTGACGCATCGCCAATTGCTTTTGGATGTGTGGGGACCAGGCTACGCAGAACGCGCGCATTACATTCGCATCTACATGGCCCAGTTGCGGCAGAAGCTCGAGGACGATCCATCTCAGCCCGTTCACCTCATTACCGAACTGCAGGTCGGATATCGCCTCTCGGGTCTGGAGCTCGATTCGCCACAGAAATAGCTGCAAGAATACTGTTCATTGTGTACGCCAGGGGTCCAGACACAATCGGATCTGCTAAAAGTGCAAACCGCACGGATGACCACCTACTGCTTTGGGCCAGCAGTCTCGACGTCTTACGTGCTTGCTCTCCGATAGACAGCCAGGGATCCCGACAAGGTTAGGAGGGCAGCACCGCACATCCGATCCAGCCAAAGAGCACCGGTCCCCTTCAAAAAACGTATCGCCCGCGAGCCGAGGACAGCATAGGCCAGCATGATCAGGAAATCGAGGAAGGCGAAGATCAGTGCCAAAATGACGTATTGTGGCACCTGAGATGAGGTCGGGGCGATGAACTGAGGCAGGAATGCAGAGAAGAACAGGTAACCCTTCGGATTAGTGATCGCCACAAGAAGGCTCTTGAGGAACAGCGAACGCGGGGTTCCCGATCCACTAACTGCTGCCGCTTGGAGGGATGGGTCAAGTGTCCCTTTCGAGCGCAACAGTATGATCCCGAGATAGGTCAAATACCCGACCCCGAGCCACTTCACGAGGCCGAACCAAAACTCGGAGGCAGCGAGCAACGCACCAAGCCCTAGTGCGACAGCGCC
Coding sequences within:
- a CDS encoding LysE family translocator: MDGLTLLTFALVAFIGIATPGPTVLLALTNGSRHGVSRACYGMAGAVLSDFILIGAVALGLGALLAASEFWFGLVKWLGVGYLTYLGIILLRSKGTLDPSLQAAAVSGSGTPRSLFLKSLLVAITNPKGYLFFSAFLPQFIAPTSSQVPQYVILALIFAFLDFLIMLAYAVLGSRAIRFLKGTGALWLDRMCGAALLTLSGSLAVYRRAST
- a CDS encoding sensor histidine kinase KdpD; protein product: MKDQRPDPDALLEVATDESHRSKRGQLKIFFGACAGVGKTFAMLNAARQLQADGVPVGIGIVETHGRKDTEELIQGLPVLPRKTMSGNGKPTTEFDLDGALSSGYKLLVVDELAHTNVAGSRHAKRWQDVEELLDAGIDVFTALNVQHLDSLNDIVGGIIGIRVRETVPDRIFDAATDVVLVDLPPDDLLARMNAGKVYLPVSIERARQNFFRRGNLIALRELALRRVADRVNSDVRTYRVSHAIRTVWPTQDLLMVCVRADRSQEKLVREGTRLAQRLQAKWIVVHVDQPYRGDDAQARGSLLEIAAAAQAAGAEFANIPGQDVAETLLDYARKRNATKLILGNPAGRQFIPFKPRLQERIARANPEVGLIILSVDAAPEAHQSTMADEPQGYARALAIATLACGVTTAAAAWLLRVFDLSNIVMLFLMTVVFVAMRLGRLAGAWAALLCVACFDFFFVEPRLSFAVTDTQYVFTFALMLVVALVISQLAARMRSEARFARAGERRASALARVARELSSAIKVEQVITVCRDAISPLFGARIILLVPDDRDRLLPMQDAALVDLSVAQWAFDHSQEAGRGTQTLAAAEALYLPLKASMATRGVLCILPIDTPLSSNPDDRRLLDACCSTIGLALERIHFVEVAQDTLVRMEGEKLRNALLSAVSHDLKTPLTAIRGLAETLEHGKGLPEDERSDLARSIRVQADELKRLVSNLLDLARMQSQGVRLNKEWHSLSEIVGSALAQSASLLAPRSIRTNLPPELPLVEVDAALIERVLINLFDNAAKYTPTSAAITVRAGTSGESIYLVVEDDGPGWTAGDPEALFEPFVRGQKESATAGVGLGLALCRSIILAHGGTIRAEARKPHGATFEIRLPLGAPPEIESEIVHDQAAHPDR
- a CDS encoding response regulator, which codes for MIKPRILIVEDEADIRRFVRMALEKEGMSVFETATAEDARLNAGSRKPDLMIVDLGLPDGDGKMLIRDVRSWISAPIIVLSARDRETEKVEALDAGADDYLVKPFGVPELLARVRAQLRRTSAVSDGAKASALVRFGQVAINLATHEVTRDGKAVHLTPNEFRLLTALIRGHGKVLTHRQLLLDVWGPGYAERAHYIRIYMAQLRQKLEDDPSQPVHLITELQVGYRLSGLELDSPQK